Proteins from a single region of Apium graveolens cultivar Ventura chromosome 7, ASM990537v1, whole genome shotgun sequence:
- the LOC141673274 gene encoding uncharacterized protein LOC141673274 isoform X1, with amino-acid sequence MEARYKKACVGYARIREKILQDKINAGQQNPVVTRLDTWEYDRRDADGIINDPVRLQVLHDVVTISAHLPENELTNIGSDDLLARVKPLEYPGRVRGLGWGVTKTSLQTLSTMNELSKLKNDVSYLINEMKELKTKGYTPGAQSGGQKCLLFVRESWT; translated from the exons ATGGAGGCACGATATAAGAAGGCATGTGTTGGATATGCACGCATTAGAGAAAAAATT CTTCAAGACAAAATTAATGCAGGTCAACAAAATCCTGTTGTGACCCGACTAGATACGTGGGAGTATGATAGGCGTGACGCAGATGGTATAATCAATGATCCTGTTAGATTGCAAGTTCTTCACGATGTg GTTACCATATCAGCACATTTGCCCGAAAATGAGCTTACTAATATTGGAAGTGATGACTTACTTGCTCGGGTAAAACCGTTGGAGTATCCAGGACGAGTGAGAGGTCTAGGATGGGGCGTAACTAAGACGTCACTGCAAACATTATCAACTATGAATGAGCTATCTAAATTGAAAAATGATGTTTCTTATTTGATTAATGAAATGAAGGAATTGAAAACTAAAGGTTATACTCCGGGTGCACAATCTGGAG GGCAAAAATGCTTGCTATTTGTACGTGAATCCTGGACGTAG
- the LOC141670625 gene encoding uncharacterized protein LOC141670625 isoform X3: MTAESSSTSGTGGTRDASATQEGRGRRGIVNLLKVKKARTKGIVQKVNWNEMGQPIGKESMTLVHFVGCYARRNIPITCDDWRKKEWKTLKQNLWDEVKETFGGVEDEHRRKIIARAGNLHRQFRTRLR, translated from the exons ATGACTGCTGAATCCTCAAGTACAAGTGGTACTGGTGGAACCAGGGATGCTAGTGCCACCCAAGAAGGAAGAGGGAGGCGGGGTATCGTCAATCTGTTAAAAGTCAAGAAAGCTAGGACTAAAGGCATCGTGCAAAAg GTTAATTGGAATGAAATGGGacaaccaattggtaaagagTCAATGACCTTAGTACATTTTGTCGGTTGTTATGCAAGAAGGAATATCCCGATTACATGTGATGATTGGCGCAAAAAGGAATGGAAGACTCTAAAGCAGAATTTATGGGATGAAGTTAAG GAAACTTTTGGTGGGGTTGAAGATGAACATAGGAGAAAGATAATTGCTCGTGCTGGTAACCTTCATCGACAATTTAGAACTAGATTGAGATAA
- the LOC141673635 gene encoding uncharacterized protein LOC141673635, giving the protein MDRKWVNADRLSKEYKNGVKEFCKHVAKHVRDRRFILCPCKKCLNIVEVDGLDKLEEHLVCEGIDKTYTCWTYHGEKKGERRASNLNSNYHFADKVDTNIFRDIKGSSFSDKNEIPNVFNEEELRDHPDMHEKLKDDAVYHCGRVAPSFPNYRLKEYAEFDECPKCSLKRYKSGNSPAKVMWYFPLLPRLRRLYASAEDAKNLIWHHDARINDGLFRHPSDSPQWKIFDDTYKDFGKEPRNLRLALSTDGMNPHRLQSSSHSTWPREGYYACPICSDGTDHIRLKNCKKCVYMGHRLVVGTKPSVQKYAFSIQREVEERRAPPIPSGGDKNVFDSLVGTLLGVKGTTKDGLNARMDMMEMGIRNELGPWRSHGKQPYLPAAAHNSRLEMRRECYYKHSFYQGSRRILIEHHESCSLSDMKLKDCGEGVTGGQQFEIDRTQWHRAHICVLHNTIDVVPFVHLHKQIISEEHPRKGANWIELEHNRTFVDWFKTYVVNELIENNESIPDRVKWLSRGPDPFVYSYKCYLINGYSFYTREHDARSTMQNSGVSITATALH; this is encoded by the exons ATGGATCGTAAATGGGTAAATGCAGACCGCTTGTCAAAAGAATATAAAAATGGTGTGAAAGAGTTTTGTAAACATGTAGCTAAACATGTTAGGGATAGGAGGTTTATCTTGTGTCCTTGTAAAAAATGTTTGAATATTGTAGAAGTCGATGGTCTGGACAAGTTGGAGGAACACTTAGTATGTGAAGGAATTGATAAAACTTATACATGTTGGACTTATCATGGTGAAAAAAAAGGAGAACGTAGAGCAAGTAATTTGAATTCAAACTATCACTTTGCAGACAAAGTGGATACAAATATTTTTAGAGACATTAAGGGCAGTAGTTTTAGTGATAAAAATGAAATCCCCAATGTTTTTAATGAGGAAGAGCTACGTGATCATCCTGATATGCATGAAAAGTTAAAGGATGACGCTGTTTACCATTGTGGCCGGGTTGCACCAAGTTTTCCAAATTATCGGCT AAAGGAGTATGCAGAGTTTGACGAATGTCCCAAGTGCTCTTTAAAACGTTATAAAAGTGGAAATTCTCCAGCCAAGGTTATGTGGTACTTTCCATTATTACCCAGACTTAGGCGACTATATGCTAGCGCAGAAGATGCTAAAAATTTAATATGGCATCATGATGCTCGAATTAATGATGGGTTGTTCAGACACCCTTCTGATTCACCTCAGTGGAAGATATTTGATGATACATATAAGGATTTCGGGAAAGAACCAAGGAATCTTCGCCTAGCACTTTCAACAGATGGTATGAACCCACACCGCCTTCAAAGCAGTTCTCATAGTACTTGGCCT CGTGAAGGCTATTATGCATGTCCTATATGCAGTGACGGGACTGATCATATTAGACTGAAAAATTGCAAGAAATGTGTTTATATGGGGCATAGGCTGGTGGTTGGCACCAAACCATCGGTACAGAAATATGCCTTTAGCATTCAACGGGAAGTTGAAGAACGACGTGCTCCTCCTATACCATCAGGTGGTGAC AAAAATGTTTTTGACAGCCTAGTTGGTACTTTGTTAGGTGTTAAGGGTACAACTAAAGATGGTCTAAATGCAAGGATGGATATGATGGAGATGGGGATAAGAAACGAACTAGGCCCGTGGAGAAGCCATGGAAAACAACCTTACTTACCTGCTGCTGCTCATAACTCTCGTCTAGAGATGAGAAGAGAGTGTTACTACAAACATTCATTCTATCAAGGTTCCAGAAGGATACTCATCGAACATCACGAGTCTTGTTCATTGAGTGACATGAAATTAAAG GATTGCGGTGAAGGTGTAACTGGTGGTCAACAATTTGAGATCGATCGTACACAATGGCATCGTGCCCACATTTGTGTTCTACACAACACCATTGATGTTGTTCCTTTTGTACACTTGCATAAGCAAATTATCAGTGAAGAACATCCAAGAAAAGGTGCTAATTGGATAGAGTTGGAACACAATCGCACATTTGTTGATTGGTTCAAAACTTATGTCGTAAATGAGTTAATTGAAAATAATGAATCAATACCAGACCGAGTTAAATGGTTGTCAAGAGGGCCTGATCCATTTGTGTATTCTTACAAATGTTATCTTATAAATGGGTACAGCTTTTACACAAGGGAACATGATGCAAGGAGCACAATGCAGAATAGTGGAGTTTCAATTACTGCTACGGCACTACACTAA
- the LOC141670625 gene encoding uncharacterized protein LOC141670625 isoform X2, which produces MIMTAESSSTSGTGGTRDASATQEGRGRRGIVNLLKVKKARTKGIVQKVNWNEMGQPIGKESMTLVHFVGCYARRNIPITCDDWRKKEWKTLKQNLWDEVKETFGGVEDEHRRKIIARAGNLHRQFRTRLR; this is translated from the exons AT GATTATGACTGCTGAATCCTCAAGTACAAGTGGTACTGGTGGAACCAGGGATGCTAGTGCCACCCAAGAAGGAAGAGGGAGGCGGGGTATCGTCAATCTGTTAAAAGTCAAGAAAGCTAGGACTAAAGGCATCGTGCAAAAg GTTAATTGGAATGAAATGGGacaaccaattggtaaagagTCAATGACCTTAGTACATTTTGTCGGTTGTTATGCAAGAAGGAATATCCCGATTACATGTGATGATTGGCGCAAAAAGGAATGGAAGACTCTAAAGCAGAATTTATGGGATGAAGTTAAG GAAACTTTTGGTGGGGTTGAAGATGAACATAGGAGAAAGATAATTGCTCGTGCTGGTAACCTTCATCGACAATTTAGAACTAGATTGAGATAA